The Sphingomonas sp. LY54 genome includes a region encoding these proteins:
- a CDS encoding Flp family type IVb pilin: MKFINKLFKNEKGATAIEYGLIAALIAVAAITAMSGLGNTLETTFDTVNTSMAAGSTTTP, from the coding sequence ATGAAATTCATCAACAAGCTCTTCAAGAACGAAAAGGGCGCGACCGCCATTGAATACGGCCTGATCGCTGCTCTGATCGCCGTCGCCGCCATCACCGCGATGTCGGGCCTCGGCAACACCCTTGAGACCACCTTCGACACCGTCAACACCAGCATGGCTGCGGGTTCGACGACGACCCCGTAA
- a CDS encoding methyltransferase domain-containing protein, with amino-acid sequence MTEDKPFDRQLRRRRRDRAAGRFAAADYLHRLAAEELLARLDWVKRDFHEALALGCAGQFVSERLRERGLNVTTADSGAAFARTAGGVQCDEDRLPFADGAFDLILSVGSLDSVNDLPGALTLIRRALRPDGLFLAAFAGAGSLPRLRSAMAAADAAETGGASARIHPQIDVRAAGDLLMRADFALPVVDSEPVTVRFADLGKLLADLRAMGATNILQTRDRRPLGRLGLAAAYADFAAQADADGKTPERFDILYLIGWAPSPDQPRPAQRGSATASLAATLKAPR; translated from the coding sequence ATGACCGAGGACAAGCCTTTCGACCGCCAGCTGCGCCGGCGCCGCCGCGACCGTGCCGCCGGCCGGTTCGCCGCGGCGGACTATCTCCACCGCCTCGCCGCCGAGGAACTGCTCGCCCGGCTCGACTGGGTGAAACGCGATTTCCACGAGGCGCTCGCGCTCGGCTGCGCGGGCCAATTCGTATCGGAACGGCTGCGCGAGCGCGGCCTCAACGTGACGACGGCGGACTCGGGCGCGGCGTTCGCGCGCACGGCGGGCGGCGTCCAGTGCGACGAAGACCGCCTTCCCTTCGCGGACGGCGCCTTCGACCTGATCCTTTCGGTCGGAAGCCTCGACTCGGTCAACGATCTGCCCGGCGCGCTCACCCTGATCCGGCGCGCGCTGAGGCCCGACGGGCTGTTCCTCGCCGCCTTCGCCGGCGCGGGCAGCCTGCCGCGGCTGCGCAGCGCCATGGCGGCGGCGGACGCGGCCGAGACCGGCGGCGCCTCGGCCCGGATCCATCCGCAGATCGACGTGCGCGCGGCGGGCGACCTGCTGATGCGTGCCGACTTCGCTCTGCCGGTGGTCGACAGCGAGCCGGTCACGGTGCGCTTCGCCGACCTCGGCAAGCTCCTGGCGGATCTGCGCGCGATGGGCGCGACCAACATCCTGCAGACGCGCGACCGCCGCCCGCTCGGCCGGCTCGGGCTGGCGGCGGCTTATGCCGATTTCGCCGCCCAGGCCGACGCCGACGGCAAGACACCGGAGCGGTTCGACATACTCTATCTGATCGGCTGGGCGCCCTCGCCCGACCAGCCGCGGCCGGCACAGCGCGGCAGCGCCACCGCCTCGCTCGCCGCGACCCTGAAGGCGCCGCGCTAG
- a CDS encoding (deoxy)nucleoside triphosphate pyrophosphohydrolase, with product MRETIVVVAAALVDADGRVLLQQRAPGRHMEGLWEFPGGKVEPGERPEAALIRELAEELGIETDEACIAPATFASADLSGRHLLLLLYVCRKWRGQPQPLDATALKWVRPNQMFALEMPPADKPLIALLDALI from the coding sequence ATGAGAGAGACGATCGTCGTAGTCGCGGCGGCCTTGGTGGACGCAGATGGACGCGTCCTGCTCCAGCAGCGCGCGCCCGGACGCCATATGGAAGGCCTCTGGGAATTCCCGGGCGGCAAGGTCGAGCCCGGCGAGAGGCCGGAGGCGGCTTTGATCCGCGAGCTGGCCGAGGAGCTCGGCATCGAGACCGACGAGGCCTGCATCGCCCCCGCGACCTTCGCCAGCGCCGATCTCTCGGGCCGGCATCTGCTGCTCCTGCTCTACGTCTGCCGCAAGTGGCGCGGCCAGCCGCAGCCGCTCGATGCGACCGCGCTCAAATGGGTGCGCCCCAACCAGATGTTCGCGCTCGAAATGCCGCCGGCCGACAAGCCGCTGATCGCCTTGCTCGACGCGTTGATCTAG
- a CDS encoding Flp family type IVb pilin, with translation MVRRICKLLSDIRGATAIEYGLIVSLIVIAIIGALVQVAGTTVGIWSDVSANVTESSGTARGTD, from the coding sequence ATGGTGCGCCGGATCTGCAAGCTTCTCAGTGACATCCGCGGCGCAACGGCCATCGAATATGGCCTCATCGTTTCCCTGATCGTGATCGCCATCATCGGCGCCCTCGTCCAGGTCGCCGGCACGACCGTCGGCATCTGGAGCGACGTCTCGGCCAACGTCACCGAGTCCAGCGGTACGGCCCGAGGCACGGATTAA